TGTGACGCGCGCGGTGGAGCCAAGGAGGTAATGATGGCTCGCACGAACGAGTGGATGGTTACGAACATGGTCACGGCGACCCCGTTCGAGACGGTGGCCGAGGTGGCCCGCCGGATGAGCAGCAACAACGTCGGCGCCGTCCTGGTCGTGCAAGAAGGCGAGCTGTGGGGCCTTTTCTCCGAACGCGATCTGGTCACCCGTGTCGTGGCGCAAAAGCGGGATCCGAACGCCACCGATGTCGGTCAAGTTGCCACTCGGGAAGTCGTCACCATCGACGCGGACGCGCCGATGCAGACGGTTCTGCGGGTGTTCCGGGAGAACAAGTTTCGCCACCTGCCGGTGGTGCAGGGCGGCAAGCCTGTCGGCATCCTTTCGACACGCGACTTTCTCGGATTCTTAGTGCAACGGTGCGAACGCTGCATCGACGACGTGAATTACCACCGCAAGCTGGAAGAAGGAGTGGATCCCTACGATCACCCCGGCGGCTCGTACGGCCGCTGAACGGGTTTAGGGGCACGCCAGCGGGTCACACGGCTTCGCGTCCCCATAGGGAATCTCGCTCGGCTGATTTGCATCGCATACGCCATCTACGTCTGTACAGAAGTTCGTGATTTTGCCGCCCGGTGTGAGGAACGCCCGGAGCTGCTCGATCGAGGCCGGGATGTAGCCGCGGAGGCCGTGCGGATCGCAGCAGTTCCGTGTCGGGGCCTCGTTCGCCAGCGGCGCGATGAACGGTCCGTGCGCCGGATTGCCGAGGTCGAACGAGCCGGTGTCATAGATGACCAGCGCCGACGACAGCGGTCCGGGCTCATCGGGAATTTCCGCCATATTCGCCCGCAGTGAACCGACCAGATTGGGCAGCCCCAACGTGCGCGCGGCGATCTCGGTTGCCACATTCGAGACCTGCTGATCGAGCCACGCCATCGTCATCAGGATGTTCTTGGCGTTTGTTCCTTCGAGCGGATTGCTCGTGATGTGAGTCGCATAGCCGGCCGGCTCTCCCCGTACCCACAGCTCGTGGATGATCCCGACCGTCAGTGCCCGTTTCATCGGATCGGCCAGGCCGGTGAGCGACAAGGCGTCATCGAACTGGGAAAAATCTGTCGATCGCTGCAGGAGCAGCGAAAAGTTGATGGCAGGGACATCAACGTTGGCGTTGACGACGTCCGGGGAGAGGGCGGTGAACATCAGGCCCATGATGCCTCCCAGGCTGGCGCCGAAATAAAACTCCTCTTCCTGCGGTCCGACGAGCACGCCAACTCCCGAAGGTGTCTGGAAAGCAGGATCGGCGTTGAACGCGGCGGTCTTCATCATGCGGGCCAACGCCAGCGTGTTGAGCTGGCCCTGACGCAGTCGGTCGGGCAGGGCAGGGAAGTTCTTCAGCTTCAATACGATCTGGCCGACGACGAAACTGCTGGCGAAGTTTTCCACGTCGGGGGCGGAAAGACCGCGCCAGTCAGTGGCGCCCATGATCAAGTCGAAACCGCCGAGACTGGCCTGGTTTGCAAAGCCTTCGACCGTGTCGCGGCCGCTGCCAAAGAGACCGTGACCGATGATGAGCGGGCGCTTGGGTTTGCCGTCGGCGAGCACGCTGCACGGAATGGCGATGGTGAAGGGCG
This DNA window, taken from Candidatus Binatia bacterium, encodes the following:
- a CDS encoding CBS domain-containing protein encodes the protein MMARTNEWMVTNMVTATPFETVAEVARRMSSNNVGAVLVVQEGELWGLFSERDLVTRVVAQKRDPNATDVGQVATREVVTIDADAPMQTVLRVFRENKFRHLPVVQGGKPVGILSTRDFLGFLVQRCERCIDDVNYHRKLEEGVDPYDHPGGSYGR